A window from Citrus sinensis cultivar Valencia sweet orange chromosome 3, DVS_A1.0, whole genome shotgun sequence encodes these proteins:
- the LOC102609864 gene encoding disease resistance protein RPV1-like, protein MSSLSPSSSSYDVFLNFRREDTGDNFTSHLHHALRRNKINSFIYDDLNKGHEIMASLFEAIEGSTISIIIFSKNYASSESCLDELVKIIECKKVNGQTVIPIFYHVRPSDVRCQTGSFEDAFINHKQHSKRAKEKLERWRGALKEASDLCGWDSSMIRPESKLVEEIVGDILNKLNAASPSSNFRGRIQTNSSIDQQMDSTVSIGRGRSIRRRGGTLSPVKFLKKEKYVNVSIISSFC, encoded by the exons ATGTCTTCATTATCACCATCGTCGTCGTCATACGATGTCTTCCTCAATTTCAGAAGGGAGGATACCGGCGATAACTTTACCAGTCATCTCCACCACGCGTTGCGccgaaataaaatcaatagctTCATTTACGATGATCTAAACAAAGGACACGAAATTATGGCATCACTGTTCGAAGCAATCGAAGGATCAACGATTTCGATAATAATCTTTTCAAAGAATTATGCTTCTTCCGAAAGTTGTCTAGATGAGCTTGTAAAGATTATCGAGTGCAAGAAAGTGAACGGTCAAACCGTTATCCCGATTTTCTACCACGTACGTCCGTCGGACGTACGGTGCCAGACGGGGAGTTTCGAGGATGCTTTCATTAATCACAAACAGCATTCCAAGCGTGCGAAAGAAAAGTTGGAAAGATGGAGGGGGGCTTTGAAGGAAGCATCCGACCTATGCGGATGGGATTCATCTATGATCAG GCCTGAATCTAAACTTGTAGAAGAAATTGTTGGTGACATTTTAAACAAGTTGAATGCTGCCTCACCCTCAAGCAATTTCAGAGGCCGAATTCAAACAAATTCGAGCATTGATCAGCAGATGGATTCGACTGTTTCTATCGGCAGGGGCAGAAGTATTAGGAGACGGGGAGGTACCCTGTCACCcgtaaaatttttgaaaaaggaaaagtacGTAAATGTTAGCATAATATCTAGTTTCTGTTag
- the LOC102607647 gene encoding topless-related protein 4-like isoform X1, with product MVQILVQNYFYAPPICAAYAGESATPANAPRNPLVAVLSNCALDSSFVFNPVMGSSLIQQISLLRLCLWRIVASALAASPKADSETVQKRERLLGISDEVNNQLLNTLSVECKSCSHAHQLSSYNDLPKKIMGDLNQCSSVKSMDFHPVQQTLLFVVTSCGGITMW from the exons ATGGTTCAAATTTTGgttcaaaattatttctatGCCCCGCCAATTTGTGCTGCCTACGCCGGAGAGTCTGCAACCCCCGCCAACGCTCCAAg GAATCCCTTAGTTGCTGTGCTGTCTAATTGTGCTCTTGATTCTTCGTTTGTATTTAATCCTGTAATGGGCTCCAGCCTAATACAACAGATCTCTTTGCTCCGCTTGTGCTTGTGGCGGA TCGTTGCTAGTGCTTTAGCTGCTTCCCCTAAAGCAG ATTCTGAAACTGTGCAGAAGAGAGAAAGACTTTTGGGAATATCGGATGAG GTTAACAATCAGTTGCTGAACACTTTGTCTGTTGAATGCAAAAGCTGCAGTCATGCTCATCAGCTGTCCTCTTATAATGACTTGCCAAAGAAAATAATGGGAGATCTAAATCAGTGTTCTTCTGTTAAGAGCATGGACTTTCATCCAGTTCAGCAAACACTGCTCTTTG TGGTAACAAGCTGTGGCGGCATCACAATGTGGTAG
- the LOC102607647 gene encoding topless-related protein 4-like isoform X2, with translation MVQILVQNYFYAPPICAAYAGESATPANAPRNPLVAVLSNCALDSSFVFNPVMGSSLIQQISLLRLCLWRNSETVQKRERLLGISDEVNNQLLNTLSVECKSCSHAHQLSSYNDLPKKIMGDLNQCSSVKSMDFHPVQQTLLFVVTSCGGITMW, from the exons ATGGTTCAAATTTTGgttcaaaattatttctatGCCCCGCCAATTTGTGCTGCCTACGCCGGAGAGTCTGCAACCCCCGCCAACGCTCCAAg GAATCCCTTAGTTGCTGTGCTGTCTAATTGTGCTCTTGATTCTTCGTTTGTATTTAATCCTGTAATGGGCTCCAGCCTAATACAACAGATCTCTTTGCTCCGCTTGTGCTTGTGGCGGA ATTCTGAAACTGTGCAGAAGAGAGAAAGACTTTTGGGAATATCGGATGAG GTTAACAATCAGTTGCTGAACACTTTGTCTGTTGAATGCAAAAGCTGCAGTCATGCTCATCAGCTGTCCTCTTATAATGACTTGCCAAAGAAAATAATGGGAGATCTAAATCAGTGTTCTTCTGTTAAGAGCATGGACTTTCATCCAGTTCAGCAAACACTGCTCTTTG TGGTAACAAGCTGTGGCGGCATCACAATGTGGTAG
- the LOC102607647 gene encoding topless-related protein 2-like isoform X3 translates to MVQILVQNYFYAPPICAAYAGESATPANAPRNPLVAVLSNCALDSSFVFNPVMGSSLIQQISLLRLCLWRSKSISVNNQLLNTLSVECKSCSHAHQLSSYNDLPKKIMGDLNQCSSVKSMDFHPVQQTLLFVVTSCGGITMW, encoded by the exons ATGGTTCAAATTTTGgttcaaaattatttctatGCCCCGCCAATTTGTGCTGCCTACGCCGGAGAGTCTGCAACCCCCGCCAACGCTCCAAg GAATCCCTTAGTTGCTGTGCTGTCTAATTGTGCTCTTGATTCTTCGTTTGTATTTAATCCTGTAATGGGCTCCAGCCTAATACAACAGATCTCTTTGCTCCGCTTGTGCTTGTGGCGGAGTAAGTCTATATca GTTAACAATCAGTTGCTGAACACTTTGTCTGTTGAATGCAAAAGCTGCAGTCATGCTCATCAGCTGTCCTCTTATAATGACTTGCCAAAGAAAATAATGGGAGATCTAAATCAGTGTTCTTCTGTTAAGAGCATGGACTTTCATCCAGTTCAGCAAACACTGCTCTTTG TGGTAACAAGCTGTGGCGGCATCACAATGTGGTAG